A stretch of the Armatimonadota bacterium genome encodes the following:
- a CDS encoding ParB/RepB/Spo0J family partition protein produces MAKRRTAAPGAVAQAFPFVDPHRGQELLFIVVPVDRLEVIAHQRKPSTGLVRRLVTSIQRLGFLVPVVAVPKSGRKGEYVIIDGQHRFLAARQLGLRELPVIVVPESLAERMMNLNIEKEPNIREKAQVALAIYRQHLQARPELPENDPEIVDTLEHPYFVTLGIAYEQQEKLVGSAFEQLLRRCDGFVSEPLRAAYETRTRRAAKLLEADRLVHAVAARLREAGVAHPYVYHQIVTAANPHRRKRTPVAFDALFDVLLERLRELEQDPQRVFAEEES; encoded by the coding sequence ATGGCCAAGCGGAGAACGGCGGCGCCGGGCGCGGTAGCGCAGGCCTTTCCCTTTGTGGATCCCCACCGGGGCCAGGAGCTCCTGTTCATCGTGGTGCCCGTGGATCGGCTGGAGGTCATCGCCCACCAGCGCAAACCCAGCACGGGACTCGTGCGGCGTCTGGTGACCTCCATCCAGCGGCTGGGGTTCCTGGTGCCCGTGGTGGCGGTGCCCAAATCGGGCCGCAAGGGGGAGTACGTGATCATCGACGGCCAGCACCGGTTCCTGGCCGCCCGACAGCTGGGCCTGCGGGAGCTTCCGGTGATCGTGGTGCCGGAGTCCCTCGCGGAGCGCATGATGAACCTCAACATCGAGAAGGAGCCCAACATCCGGGAGAAGGCCCAGGTGGCCCTGGCCATCTACCGCCAGCATCTCCAGGCCCGGCCTGAACTTCCTGAAAACGACCCCGAGATCGTGGACACCCTGGAGCACCCCTACTTCGTGACCCTGGGGATCGCCTACGAGCAGCAGGAGAAGCTGGTGGGCAGTGCCTTCGAGCAGCTCCTGCGGCGGTGCGACGGGTTTGTGTCGGAGCCCCTCCGCGCCGCCTATGAGACCCGTACTCGGCGCGCCGCGAAGCTCCTGGAGGCGGACCGGCTCGTGCACGCGGTGGCGGCCCGCCTGCGGGAGGCGGGTGTTGCGCACCCCTACGTCTACCACCAGATCGTCACCGCCGCAAACCCGCACCGCCGCAAGCGTACGCCCGTGGCGTTCGACGCCCTCTTCGACGTGCTCCTCGAGCGACTCCGGGAACTGGAGCAAGACCCGCAGCGGGTGTTCGCGGAAGAGGAAAGCTAG
- a CDS encoding BON domain-containing protein — protein MGTRDPETHRLEIRLGARVEATDGPAGQVTQVVISPRERRIRALVVRDPAGREVLVPVDRVADATEEVVRLTLGLSDLGQLDPYRPADHAPASLTWPGWKGLRSDGALLRLPGPLRRMEGMERRVEAEAEARPGEPFATIRRGQRVVCHDGPIGRVDMVLVDAETGKVQHLVVRQGLLFSRDVAVPADWVGTITPNAVILEASREAVARLPLYRPDDELRRDVEEALQRDELLRVLGLPIRVEVEDGVVSLRGHVHNRALAARAEELARSVPGVLDVELGLVVDLELLQQVSAALVANPRVRHLPVHVRVREGTVELTGSAPTLEDAREVERTVATLPGVRAVSNRLAAPGIPESWARVVQPEVGQPVFATDVEVGRVGAVVVDPASRRVVAVVVHGDFPEAGAPPHPAGPLWERGVVIPLEQVERVTLGGVFLNVHAGAAAENPDLDPGRYPPPPPDWAPPFPYRCEDVRLWPEQA, from the coding sequence ATGGGCACGCGTGATCCCGAGACCCATCGGCTGGAGATCCGGCTCGGTGCCCGGGTGGAGGCCACGGACGGACCCGCGGGCCAGGTCACACAGGTGGTGATCAGCCCGAGGGAGCGGCGCATCCGGGCCCTGGTGGTACGGGATCCTGCAGGCCGCGAGGTCCTCGTACCCGTGGACCGCGTGGCGGACGCCACGGAGGAAGTGGTCCGCCTCACGCTGGGGCTTTCGGACCTCGGCCAGCTGGATCCGTACCGACCCGCGGATCACGCGCCCGCAAGCCTCACCTGGCCCGGTTGGAAGGGGTTGCGCTCGGACGGCGCGCTGTTGCGGCTTCCGGGGCCCCTGCGCCGGATGGAGGGAATGGAACGCCGGGTGGAGGCCGAGGCCGAGGCCCGGCCCGGGGAGCCCTTCGCCACCATCCGCCGGGGGCAGCGGGTGGTGTGTCACGATGGCCCGATCGGGCGGGTGGATATGGTCCTGGTGGACGCGGAAACCGGAAAGGTCCAGCACCTGGTGGTTCGTCAAGGGCTGTTGTTCAGCCGGGACGTGGCGGTCCCCGCGGATTGGGTGGGCACCATTACCCCCAACGCGGTGATCCTCGAGGCCTCCCGGGAGGCGGTGGCGCGCCTACCCCTGTACCGTCCCGACGACGAGCTGCGGCGGGACGTGGAGGAGGCGCTGCAGCGGGACGAGCTGCTGCGGGTACTGGGACTTCCGATCCGGGTTGAGGTGGAGGACGGGGTGGTGTCCCTGCGGGGGCACGTGCACAACCGGGCGCTTGCGGCCCGGGCCGAGGAACTGGCCCGCTCTGTTCCGGGGGTGCTGGACGTGGAACTCGGGCTGGTGGTGGACCTGGAGTTGCTCCAACAGGTCTCCGCGGCCCTGGTAGCCAACCCGAGGGTGCGGCACCTCCCCGTACACGTCCGGGTGCGGGAAGGGACCGTGGAGCTCACGGGGTCTGCGCCCACCCTGGAGGATGCCCGGGAGGTGGAGCGCACGGTGGCGACGCTGCCCGGGGTGCGGGCGGTCAGCAACCGCCTGGCGGCTCCCGGAATCCCGGAGAGCTGGGCCCGGGTGGTGCAGCCGGAGGTTGGGCAACCCGTGTTCGCCACGGACGTAGAGGTGGGCCGGGTGGGGGCGGTGGTGGTGGACCCCGCAAGCCGCCGGGTTGTGGCGGTGGTGGTGCACGGCGACTTTCCGGAGGCAGGTGCACCCCCGCACCCCGCGGGGCCCCTGTGGGAGCGGGGCGTGGTGATCCCCCTGGAGCAGGTCGAGCGGGTAACCCTTGGCGGGGTATTCCTCAACGTGCACGCGGGCGCCGCCGCGGAGAACCCGGACCTGGATCCCGGGCGGTACCCCCCTCCGCCTCCGGACTGGGCGCCGCCCTTCCCCTACCGCTGCGAGGACGTGCGGTTGTGGCCGGAGCAGGCCTAG
- a CDS encoding histidine phosphatase family protein, translated as MTTRVFLVRHGQTEWNAQRRYQGRSDSPLTSLGRDQMRRLAAALAQEPVAAVYTSPLGRCRWGAERIAALHGLEPIPEPDLVELNHGILDGLRVEEMEAEVGELVRRWWRDPARVRLPGGETLEEARDRAMRAFWRIVAEHPGETVVVVSHAGINRLILLTLLGAPLGAYFRLQQHNGAVNLIEAAPPEEVRIVTLNDTCYLRLPSPDPGLIGQE; from the coding sequence ATGACCACCCGGGTGTTCCTGGTGCGCCATGGGCAGACGGAGTGGAACGCCCAGCGTCGCTACCAGGGCCGCTCCGACTCCCCCCTCACCTCCCTCGGGCGGGACCAGATGCGCCGGCTCGCCGCGGCCCTTGCTCAGGAACCCGTGGCCGCGGTGTACACGAGCCCCCTCGGCCGGTGCCGGTGGGGCGCGGAGCGCATCGCGGCCCTACACGGGCTGGAGCCCATCCCGGAGCCAGACCTGGTGGAGCTGAACCACGGGATCCTCGATGGCCTTCGGGTGGAGGAGATGGAGGCGGAGGTGGGAGAACTCGTGCGCCGGTGGTGGCGGGATCCGGCCCGCGTGCGCCTGCCGGGCGGAGAGACCCTGGAGGAGGCCCGGGACCGGGCCATGCGGGCCTTTTGGCGCATCGTAGCGGAGCATCCCGGCGAGACCGTGGTGGTGGTGTCCCATGCGGGCATCAACCGTCTGATCCTCCTCACCCTGCTCGGAGCGCCCCTCGGCGCCTACTTTCGCCTCCAGCAGCACAACGGCGCCGTGAACCTCATCGAGGCCGCCCCCCCGGAGGAGGTCCGCATCGTCACCCTCAACGACACCTGCTACCTCAGGCTTCCCTCCCCGGACCCAGGTCTCATCGGCCAGGAGTAG
- the rsgA gene encoding ribosome small subunit-dependent GTPase A, translated as MREGIVTKAVGGFFFVYHEGRTYRCVARGKLRRRVAAGEAPGRIVPGDRVRFVPLSSEEGVIEEVLPRTQQLTKPAAADPHRLQILAANVDQACVVFASRQPDPDPHAIDRFLVLAEGSGLHPFLCFNKVDLGDPGELRALYERIGYPVLRTSALTGEGLEVLREVLRGHLTVIVGPSGVGKSSLLNALLRTRRLRVGEVSPRTGRGRHTTTAAELVVVGEDAFVVDTPGVQVLEFVHLRPEEVGRCFAEIRERAEACAFGDCLHRAEPGCAVREAVETGQIPLSRYESYLRLLLEAEEAERERYA; from the coding sequence ATGCGGGAGGGAATCGTCACCAAGGCCGTGGGCGGCTTCTTCTTCGTGTACCACGAGGGCCGCACCTACCGGTGCGTGGCCCGGGGGAAGCTGCGCCGCCGGGTCGCGGCGGGAGAAGCCCCCGGCCGCATCGTGCCGGGGGATCGGGTCCGGTTTGTGCCCCTCTCCTCGGAGGAGGGGGTCATCGAAGAAGTGCTGCCGCGGACCCAGCAGCTCACAAAGCCCGCGGCGGCAGACCCCCACCGTCTCCAGATCCTCGCGGCGAACGTGGATCAGGCCTGCGTGGTGTTCGCCAGCCGTCAGCCCGACCCGGACCCCCACGCCATCGACCGCTTCCTGGTCCTGGCAGAAGGCAGCGGCCTGCACCCCTTCCTGTGCTTCAATAAGGTGGACCTGGGTGACCCCGGGGAGTTGAGGGCCCTGTACGAGCGCATCGGCTATCCCGTGCTGCGCACGAGTGCCCTCACCGGTGAGGGACTGGAGGTCCTCCGGGAGGTCCTGCGCGGGCACCTCACGGTCATCGTGGGACCCAGCGGGGTGGGCAAAAGCAGTCTGCTCAACGCCCTGCTGCGCACCCGCCGTCTCCGGGTGGGGGAGGTGAGCCCCCGCACGGGGCGAGGGCGGCACACCACCACCGCCGCGGAGCTGGTGGTGGTGGGGGAGGACGCCTTCGTGGTGGATACCCCGGGAGTCCAGGTCCTGGAGTTCGTGCACCTCCGGCCGGAGGAGGTCGGCCGGTGCTTTGCAGAGATCCGGGAGCGGGCGGAGGCGTGCGCCTTCGGGGACTGCCTGCACCGGGCGGAGCCGGGCTGCGCGGTCCGGGAGGCGGTAGAGACCGGGCAGATCCCCCTCAGCCGGTACGAGAGCTACCTGCGCCTGCTGTTGGAGGCGGAGGAGGCGGAGCGGGAGCGGTACGCATGA
- a CDS encoding ABC transporter ATP-binding protein, protein MTVVEAQNLVKRFGTVLAVDGISFEVRAGECFGFLGPNGAGKTTTMKMIYCAARPTDGVLRVFGLDVRHHSRRIKQQIGVVHQAATLDEALTVRENLLVYGRYYGLSWAEAARRAERLLEFVELQGRAHERVPRLSGGMQRRLMIARALISDPRLLILDEPTTGLDPQARHAVWERLRQLKRAGITQILTTHYMEEAEQLCDRVAIVDGGRIVAEGAPRELVERYAGREVVEVQLAPDGSAAAVVERLRPLAEAHEVTGDRILLHTRDGERVVHQVRSLDLPIEGVALRRATLEDVFLRLTGRRLRE, encoded by the coding sequence GTGACCGTGGTGGAGGCGCAAAACCTCGTCAAGCGGTTCGGAACGGTCCTCGCGGTGGATGGCATCTCCTTCGAGGTCCGTGCGGGGGAGTGCTTCGGGTTTCTGGGCCCCAACGGCGCGGGCAAGACTACCACCATGAAGATGATCTATTGCGCGGCCCGGCCCACGGACGGCGTGCTGCGGGTGTTCGGCCTGGATGTGCGGCACCACTCCCGACGCATCAAGCAACAGATCGGCGTGGTCCACCAGGCGGCCACCCTGGACGAAGCCCTCACGGTTCGGGAGAACCTCTTGGTGTACGGCCGGTACTACGGGTTGAGCTGGGCGGAGGCGGCCCGGCGGGCGGAGCGGCTGCTGGAGTTCGTGGAGCTTCAGGGCCGCGCCCACGAGCGCGTCCCGCGCCTGAGCGGCGGGATGCAGCGCCGGCTGATGATCGCCCGGGCCCTCATCAGCGACCCGCGCCTGCTGATCCTGGACGAGCCTACCACGGGCCTTGACCCGCAGGCCCGGCACGCGGTGTGGGAGCGGCTGCGCCAGCTTAAGCGGGCGGGGATCACGCAGATCCTCACCACCCACTACATGGAGGAGGCGGAGCAGCTGTGCGACCGGGTGGCCATCGTGGACGGCGGCCGCATCGTGGCGGAGGGAGCGCCCCGGGAGCTCGTGGAGCGGTACGCGGGGCGGGAGGTGGTGGAGGTGCAGCTCGCACCGGACGGCTCCGCGGCCGCGGTGGTGGAGCGGCTGCGCCCGCTGGCGGAGGCCCATGAGGTGACGGGGGACCGGATCCTGCTGCACACCCGGGACGGGGAACGGGTGGTCCACCAGGTGCGGAGCCTCGACCTCCCCATCGAGGGTGTGGCCCTACGGCGAGCCACCCTGGAGGACGTGTTTCTGCGGCTCACAGGGAGGAGGCTGCGGGAGTGA
- a CDS encoding ABC transporter permease translates to MDLSVRGALRFWQRNLLIFRRIFLTALPENFLEPVLYLVALGVGLGSYLREVDGIPYMAFVATGLAASAAMYGATFECTYNAYVQFAYDRAYEAIITTPLSAEDLAVGEVLWGATRSVLYGSAFVAVATLFGAVQSLWALLLPTVFFASGLVFSALGLAFTALTPSIDLFTYYFSLWITPQFMFSGIFFPLEALPGWVQRVAWFTPLYHAVRASRALALGNPSAAWESLLWLAQAALVFLPVPAVLLRRRLVQ, encoded by the coding sequence ATGGACCTGTCGGTGCGGGGAGCCCTCCGGTTCTGGCAGCGCAACCTCCTCATCTTCCGGCGGATCTTCCTCACCGCCCTGCCGGAGAACTTCCTGGAGCCCGTGCTCTACTTGGTCGCCTTGGGCGTGGGACTGGGAAGCTACCTGCGGGAGGTGGACGGGATTCCGTACATGGCCTTCGTGGCCACGGGGCTCGCCGCCTCCGCGGCCATGTACGGGGCTACTTTCGAGTGCACCTACAACGCCTACGTACAGTTCGCCTACGACCGCGCCTATGAAGCCATCATCACCACCCCGCTTTCGGCGGAGGACCTGGCGGTGGGAGAGGTGCTGTGGGGGGCAACCCGCAGCGTGCTCTACGGGAGCGCCTTCGTGGCCGTGGCGACCCTCTTCGGCGCGGTGCAGTCCCTGTGGGCCCTCCTGCTCCCCACGGTGTTCTTCGCCTCGGGTCTCGTGTTCTCCGCGCTCGGGTTGGCCTTCACCGCCCTCACGCCCTCCATCGACCTTTTCACGTACTACTTCTCCCTGTGGATCACCCCTCAGTTCATGTTCAGCGGGATCTTCTTCCCCCTGGAGGCCCTCCCGGGATGGGTGCAGCGGGTCGCCTGGTTCACGCCCCTCTACCACGCGGTCCGCGCCTCCCGGGCCCTCGCCCTCGGGAATCCCTCGGCCGCCTGGGAAAGCCTCCTGTGGCTTGCCCAGGCGGCCCTGGTGTTCCTTCCCGTCCCCGCGGTGCTCCTGCGGCGCCGCCTTGTCCAGTGA
- a CDS encoding site-specific DNA-methyltransferase: protein MRTPLVYRRGTIYARLFTGDSLWMSELRDEEIALTVTSPPYWNAVDYDRHAEDPNQWYRTRSYRSGYTDYEGYLRWLGAAFREVLRVTKPGGYLCVVIGTVLYKGRSFPVPFDLTSRLARSGWEFVQDIIWHKTTAGVRRAGVFIQKPYPGYYHPNIMTEYILVFRKPGPAIYRGRTGEEREQSRVEVGDVFVRDVANNVWHIAPVPPGKLDHPCPFPEEIPYRLIQLYSYPGDTVLDPFLGSGQTVKVALHLGRNAVGYDIVPKYVEYAYGRLGEPLRVRSGQLVVEFRRVGLRSPVGEGRWRVRTDAQLKPLLPHARPLDSRP from the coding sequence GTGCGCACACCACTCGTCTACCGCCGTGGAACCATCTACGCCCGGTTGTTCACGGGCGATAGCCTGTGGATGTCGGAGCTGCGGGACGAAGAGATAGCCTTGACCGTGACGTCCCCCCCGTACTGGAACGCCGTTGACTACGATCGGCATGCGGAAGACCCGAACCAATGGTACCGTACCCGCTCCTACCGAAGCGGCTACACCGATTATGAGGGGTACTTGAGATGGTTGGGTGCGGCTTTCCGGGAGGTCCTCCGGGTCACCAAGCCTGGGGGGTACCTCTGTGTGGTGATAGGAACCGTGCTCTACAAGGGCCGCTCGTTTCCTGTTCCGTTTGATCTCACCAGCCGTCTTGCGAGATCCGGTTGGGAGTTCGTGCAGGACATCATCTGGCACAAGACCACGGCAGGCGTACGCAGGGCCGGGGTATTCATCCAGAAGCCCTACCCGGGTTACTACCACCCCAACATCATGACGGAGTACATTCTGGTCTTCCGGAAGCCGGGCCCCGCCATCTACCGGGGGAGGACCGGGGAGGAGCGGGAGCAATCCCGGGTGGAGGTCGGGGACGTGTTCGTGCGGGATGTTGCAAACAACGTCTGGCACATCGCGCCGGTCCCGCCGGGTAAGTTGGACCACCCCTGTCCTTTTCCCGAGGAGATCCCCTACCGCTTGATCCAACTGTATTCTTACCCAGGGGATACGGTGCTGGACCCCTTTCTGGGCTCGGGGCAGACGGTGAAAGTGGCCCTGCACCTTGGCCGGAACGCGGTAGGATATGACATTGTCCCCAAGTACGTGGAGTACGCCTACGGCAGGTTGGGTGAACCCCTCCGGGTACGCTCGGGGCAGCTGGTGGTGGAGTTTCGGAGGGTGGGCCTCCGCTCCCCCGTGGGAGAAGGACGGTGGAGGGTCCGGACCGATGCCCAGCTGAAGCCTCTCCTCCCGCATGCCCGTCCGCTGGATTCCCGCCCCTGA
- a CDS encoding FAD-binding oxidoreductase codes for MPHLIAFRATGLAQGGTLSLWLDAPYKPRPPLRGDLRVQVAVVGGGITGISVAYWLSREGVDCCVLERDVVAGGATGRNGGFVQEGTTPGYADLIARFGRAEARALWAFTVENRERMVQVCAEEGIEAEVDPCGSVALASDSHELEEFAREAALLSLDGFPVQLLDAEEVAGRLGRPGFTGGMFNPRDIGIHPVRFTRGLAGAAERRGARIFEGTPVVGIEREGAGWRAVTHAGTVRAERLVLALDAYTENLEAPWVRWIRAVRGQVLATAPFPRRFAHLFYANGGLEYWRQIPSGRVVLGGLRRLHAQEEVGTEDRLHPRIQEALEAYLRDLGVPPEVAVTHRWSGALGISRDHLPLLGPVPDEPGLLLAAGYTGQGLAFAFLAGRMITELIVSGSTDSPHVLLPARLARRG; via the coding sequence GTGCCGCACCTGATCGCCTTCCGCGCCACCGGCCTCGCCCAAGGCGGCACGCTCTCCTTGTGGCTCGATGCGCCGTACAAGCCCCGACCGCCCCTCCGGGGTGACCTCCGGGTTCAGGTGGCGGTGGTGGGAGGAGGGATTACGGGGATTTCCGTGGCGTACTGGCTGAGTCGGGAGGGGGTGGACTGCTGCGTGCTGGAGCGGGACGTGGTGGCGGGTGGCGCTACCGGCCGCAACGGAGGGTTCGTGCAGGAGGGCACCACTCCGGGATACGCGGACCTCATCGCCCGGTTCGGCCGGGCGGAGGCTCGGGCGCTCTGGGCCTTCACCGTGGAGAACCGAGAGCGCATGGTGCAGGTGTGTGCGGAGGAGGGGATCGAGGCGGAGGTGGATCCCTGCGGGAGCGTGGCCCTAGCTTCTGATTCCCACGAGCTGGAGGAGTTTGCACGCGAGGCGGCCCTGCTTTCTCTAGACGGATTTCCGGTGCAGCTCCTCGACGCGGAGGAGGTGGCGGGGCGCCTCGGACGCCCCGGATTCACAGGCGGGATGTTCAACCCCCGGGATATCGGCATCCACCCCGTCCGGTTTACCCGGGGGCTTGCGGGGGCGGCGGAGCGCCGCGGGGCCCGGATCTTCGAGGGTACCCCCGTGGTGGGGATCGAGCGGGAAGGGGCGGGCTGGCGGGCAGTGACCCATGCCGGAACGGTTCGGGCGGAGCGGCTGGTGCTCGCCCTGGACGCCTATACGGAGAACCTGGAGGCCCCCTGGGTCCGGTGGATCCGGGCGGTACGCGGCCAGGTGCTCGCCACGGCCCCCTTTCCCCGGCGGTTTGCCCACCTGTTCTACGCGAACGGTGGCCTCGAATACTGGCGGCAGATCCCCTCCGGCCGCGTGGTGCTGGGCGGGCTGCGGCGCCTGCACGCCCAGGAGGAGGTGGGGACGGAGGACCGGCTGCATCCCCGCATCCAGGAGGCCCTGGAGGCCTACCTGCGGGATCTCGGGGTGCCGCCCGAGGTCGCCGTCACACATCGGTGGAGCGGGGCTCTCGGCATCAGCAGGGATCACCTGCCCCTGCTCGGGCCTGTTCCGGACGAACCCGGTCTCCTGCTGGCAGCCGGCTACACGGGGCAGGGGCTCGCCTTCGCCTTCCTCGCGGGCCGCATGATCACGGAGCTCATCGTGTCAGGTTCCACCGATTCCCCGCACGTCCTCCTCCCGGCCCGCCTAGCACGCAGGGGCTGA
- a CDS encoding DinB family protein, with product MGEAQRLGAYLEEVREAVLRTAAPLSEDQLNRRPPGLLNTPGILLRHLAGSERYWIHRIVGGEAFQRDREAEFALDVPVRKAEVLEEIRRVAERTCRILQGLPDAALEETVEVQRGSETGMATKRYAILHTISHYSYHLGQLRIYARLLAS from the coding sequence ATGGGAGAGGCGCAGAGGCTTGGGGCATACCTCGAGGAGGTCCGGGAAGCAGTGCTCCGGACCGCGGCCCCCCTGAGCGAGGACCAGCTGAACCGGAGGCCGCCGGGCCTACTGAACACCCCAGGGATCCTCCTGCGGCATCTTGCGGGGTCGGAGCGGTACTGGATCCACCGGATCGTCGGCGGGGAGGCCTTCCAGCGGGATCGGGAGGCGGAGTTCGCCCTGGACGTTCCGGTGCGCAAGGCAGAGGTGCTGGAGGAGATCCGACGGGTGGCGGAGCGCACCTGCCGGATCCTTCAGGGCCTTCCGGACGCGGCCCTGGAGGAGACCGTGGAGGTCCAGAGGGGAAGCGAGACAGGTATGGCCACGAAGCGGTACGCCATCCTCCACACGATTTCCCACTACAGCTACCATCTGGGACAGCTGCGCATCTACGCCAGGCTCCTGGCCTCCTGA
- a CDS encoding HU family DNA-binding protein translates to MNKEQLVERIAQVAGLSKKDANAALDAALDAIKTALRRGEKVTLVGFGTFQVRERRAREGRNPQTGEKIRIPARKVPAFTAGKELRTAVAGARRR, encoded by the coding sequence ATGAACAAGGAGCAGCTTGTGGAGCGCATCGCGCAGGTAGCCGGCCTCAGCAAGAAGGACGCGAACGCAGCTCTGGATGCCGCGCTGGATGCCATCAAGACGGCCCTGAGACGTGGGGAGAAGGTCACCCTGGTGGGCTTCGGCACCTTCCAGGTTCGGGAGCGGCGGGCCCGGGAGGGCCGCAACCCGCAGACCGGGGAGAAGATCCGGATCCCAGCCCGGAAGGTGCCCGCCTTCACCGCCGGCAAGGAGCTGCGGACCGCGGTGGCCGGAGCCCGCCGCCGCTGA